The following proteins are co-located in the Triticum aestivum cultivar Chinese Spring chromosome 1A, IWGSC CS RefSeq v2.1, whole genome shotgun sequence genome:
- the LOC123067566 gene encoding probable glutathione S-transferase GSTU6 yields the protein MTGEDELKLLGTWASPWVSRVKFALHLKGLSYEYVEQDLDNKSDLLLASNPVHKKVPVLIHNGKPICESVVILEYIDDAYGTVGPSFLPVDPYERAIARFWVDYIDQKLVIPWKVAFTADGEEEKTEGIKQMLAAVHTLEGALKECSKGKPFFGGDSVGYMDIALGGLLAFLQGTEELCGSKPFDIASTPLLLAWVERFTALDAAKVALPDASKLVELAKMKRAQMALSIKK from the exons ATGACCGGTGAAGACGAGCTGAAGCTGCTGGGTACATGGGCGAGCCCCTGGGTTTCCAGGGTGAAATTCGCGCTGCACCTCAAGGGCTTGAGCTACGAGTACGTGGAGCAGGACCTCGACAACAAGAGCGACCTGCTCCTCGCCTCCAACCCGGTGCACAAGAAGGTGCCGGTACTCATCCACAACGGCAAGCCAATCTGTGAGTCCGTCGTCATCCTAGAGTACATCGACGATGCCTATGGTACCGTAGGCCCCTCCTTCCTGCCCGTTGACCCATACGAGCGTGCCATTGCTCGGTTCTGGGTAGACTACATTGACCAGAAG CTAGTCATACCGTGGAAAGTGGCGTTCACGGCCGACGGAGAGGAGGAGAAGACCGAGGGGATAAAGCAGATGTTGGCGGCGGTGCACACGCTGGAGGGGGCTCTCAAGGAATGCTCCAAGGGGAAGCCCTTCTTTGGCGGTGATAGCGTTGGATACATGGACATTGCACTGGGCGGTCTCTTGGCATTTTTGCAGGGAACTGAAGAGTTATGTGGTAGCAAACCCTTTGACATCGCCAGCACCCcacttctgctggcgtgggtggagCGTTTCACCGCGCTGGATGCCGCCAAGGTGGCCCTGCCAGATGCCAGCAAGTTGGTTGAGTTAGCCAAGATGAAGCGGGCTCAGATGGCTTTGTCTATCAAGAAGTGA
- the LOC123067665 gene encoding uncharacterized protein yields MSMEPSSWVVPCYSGWSMEEAAAWSSEDRISFQTSLPSHSDSVQLQMVEYAAPATPTPTQDNDCSDPTIQVFKEVVQSFHTDYLDSMERKMHKIPPSLICVGKWYIQPVTVAIGPYHHGLHPGVLEAERVKHVAATQCITDSGRPVQEMYDAVFAVSADARSLYYPDELARFRDDDFLPMMFLDGCFLVQFMRCYGDDVDGMDEALNRYFCANYVRIYTDIMMLENQIPWVVVKTILDFMPEPSLWEKFVTAMRAGMTNQMYSKEVPPIDLDPTYKPPHLLALIRFYIVGNNDDIKVDRPTAPGGDKPMSLSISVAELASVGITIVPETEMSGLVHMTLQKERLVHRGLCGKKFGFLFGDLRVPPLFPTDANATWLVNMAAFELCKTPDFEGDDVKDEDSAVCSYLHLFAMLLDQEEHVHDLRKTKVIEGGGLTSKEMLDLFTGIGKNMRLGKCYLDIIIEIEKFKQRRSIWLKLYLFFIKHWTKIMAVVTVVGAVIGILSSLQALKPS; encoded by the coding sequence ATGAGCATGGAACCATCGTCATGGGTGGTACCTTGCTACTCGGGCTGGTCCATGGAAGAAGCAGCTGCGTGGAGTAGTGAAGATAGGATTAGCTTCCAAACATCCTTGCCTAGCCATAGTGATAGTGTGCAGCTGCAGATGGTTGAGTATGCAGCCCCagccacacccacacccacacaggATAATGACTGTAGTGATCCGACGATCCAGGTGTTCAAGGAAGTAGTGCAATCGTTCCATACTGACTATTTGGACAGTATGGAACGGAAGATGCACAAGATCCCTCCAAGCCTGATATGTGTTGGCAAATGGTACATCCAACCGGTGACTGTGGCCATCGGTCCTTACCACCATGGTCTTCATCCCGGCGTGCTGGAGGCGGAGAGGGTGAAGCATGTGGCCGCAACCCAATGCATCACGGACTCGGGCCGCCCAGTCCAGGAGATGTACGATGCCGTCTTCGCCGTGTCCGCCGACGCCCGCAGCCTCTACTACCCGGACGAGTTGGCGAGATTCCGTGACGACGACTTTTTGCCGATGATGTTCCTTGATGGTTGCTTCTTGGTGCAGTTCATGCGTTGCTATGGCGATGATGTCGACGGCATGGATGAGGCGCTGAACAGATATTTCTGCGCCAACTATGTGCGCATCTACACCGACATCATGATGCTTGAGAACCAAATCCCCTGGGTGGTGGTCAAAACTATCTTGGACTTCATGCCAGAGCCCTCCCTCTGGGAGAAGTTCGTCACTGCGATGAGGGCCGGCATGACAAACCAAATGTATTCTAAGGAAGTCCCACCCATCGATCTAGATCCTACCTATAAACCGCCGCATCTCCTCGCCCTTATCCGGTTCTACATCGTGGGGAACAACGACGACATCAAAGTCGATCGCCCCACCGCTCCGGGCGGAGACAAGCCCATGTCATTATCCATCAGCGTCGCCGAGCTTGCCAGCGTCGGTATCACAATCGTACCCGAGACAGAAATGTCAGGGTTAGTGCACATGACCCTCCAAAAGGAAAGGTTAGTGCACAGGGGCCTCTGCGGGAAAAAGTTTGGCTTCTTATTCGGCGATCTCCGCGTGCCACCCCTGTTCCCAACCGACGCAAATGCGACTTGGCTCGTCAACATGGCGGCCTTCGAGTTATGCAAGACCCCAGACTTCGAAGGTGATGATGTTAAAGATGAAGATTCGGCTGTCTGCTCCTACCTCCACCTCTTCGCCATGCTGCTGGACCAGGAGGAACACGTGCATGACCTGCGGAAAACAAAGGTCATCGAAGGAGGAGGACTCACCAGCAAGGAGATGCTCGATTTATTCACTGGAATTGGCAAGAACATGCGCCTCGGAAAGTGCTACCTCGACATAATAATAGAGATCGAGAAGTTCAAGCAGAGGAGGTCAATTTGGCTCAAGTTGTATCTCTTCTTTATCAAGCACTGGACTAAAATCATGGCGGTGGTCACGGTCGTTGGTGCAGTGATCGGCATCTTGTCATCGCTCCAAGCTCTCAAGCCAAGCTAA